CGGGCAAGACTTGCACGTTCAACTGCGTTTATTGCCAGCTCGGCCGGACCACGCAGCAAACCGTGCAGCGGGAGGAATATGTGCCGGCCAATGAGGTGCTGACCGAGCTGGCGGATTTTCTGCAACATGACGGCCGCGCCGATTATCTGACTTTTTCCGGTTCGGGCGAGCCGACGCTGCATCGCAGGCTCGGCGAGATGATCGGGCGCGCCAAGCGCCTGAGCAGCATTCCGGTGGCCGTGCTCACCTGCAGCGCGCTGATGTACGATGCGCAAGTGCGGCAGGAGCTGGCACAGGCGGATGTGGTTTTGCCCTCGCTCGATGCCGCCTCGCCCCGCACGTTTTATGCGATCAACCGGCCGCATGGCCGTTTGTATCTCGCGGAGATCATTCACGGCCTGCGCCAGTTTCGCGCGGAATATTCCGGCAAAATCTGGCTGGAGATCATGCTGGTCAAGGGCGTCAATGATGGTGCCGAGGAGATCGCGCTGCTGCGCCGCGCCATCGCCGAGATCCGGCCGGACAAGGTGCATCTCAACACCGTGGTGCGGCCGCCAGCGGAGGACGAGGCCCAGCCACTCTCCGAGGAGGAATTGCGTGCGGTGCAGGCCATGATCGGCCCGCCGGCCGAAGTGATGGCGGAGCGCCCGACCGCACCGCGCACCTCACTCGACAACCACCTGATCTCCGAGGCGGTCAATCTCATTGCCCGCCATCCCATGACGCTTGAGGAAATTGCCCACTACATGAATTGCAAGCCGGAGATCATTGCGTTGATGCTGAAGGGATTGACCGAGACCGGTGAGGTGGAGGCGCGCACCCATCGCGGTCGGGTGTTTTATATCGCGCTCACGGCGGAGAAGGCCCGCTCCCGGCGTATGCCCGCCGGCGGGGCGAAACTGGCCGGCGAAAATCTCGGGTCCCAATTACACCAGGGGTGACTGCCATGCGAACCATTATCGAGCCTTTTCGCATCAAAATGACCGAGCCGATTCACCTGCCGTCACCTGAGGAGCGCGTGGCGAAACTGGCGGCGGCGCACTACAACGTTTTCCTGTTGGATGCCGCGGATTGCCCCATCGACCTGCTGACCGACAGCGGCACCGGCGCCATGTCCACTGAGCAATGGGCCGCCTTGATGCTGGGTGATGAAAGCTATGCCGGCAGCAAATCGTGGAAACGATTCGAGGTCACCGTCCGGCAGATCACCGGCATGAAGCATGTGTTTCCCACACACCAGGGCCGCGCGGCGGAGGGCATTCTGGCGCAAACCCGTCTCAAGCCCGGTGACCTCGTTCCCAACAACAGCCATTTCGACACCACCCGCGCCAATATCGAATTCGTGCAGGCGCAGGCGGTGGATTTGCCCTGCCCGGAGGGCCTCGACATTACCCTGGAAGCGCCCTTCAAAGGCGATATGGATTTGGCCCGGCTGGAGCAATTTCTCGAGCAGTACGGCCGTGAAAAAATTCCCTTCTGCATGATCACGGTGACCAACAACACCGGCGGCGGCCAGCCGGTGTCGCTCGCCAACATTCGTGCGGTGAAACGGCTGCTGCAAAAACACGGCGTGCCGCTGGTGATCGATGCCTGCCGTTTCGCGGAGAATGCCTACTTCATCCACGAACGCGAGCCGGGCTATCGCGGCAAGAGCCTGCTGGAAATCGCCCGGGAGATGTTCTCTTATGCCGATGCCGCCACCATGAGCGCCAAAAAAGACGGCCTCGCCAACATTGGCGGCTTTCTGGCCTGCCAGGATGATCAATGGGCCGAGGATTTCCGCAACGCCCTGATCCTGCGCGAAGGGTTTCCAACCTACGGCGGCCTTGCCGGCCGGGATTTGGAAGTGATCGCGGTGGGCCTGATGGAGGCACTCGATTATGACTATCAAGTCTACCGGCATGCCACGGTTGAATACCTCGGCCGGCGCTTGCAAAAGCTCGGCATTCCCCATGTGCGTCCGGTTGGCGGCCACGCGGTCTTCCTTGATGCCAAAGCCATGCTGCCGCACATCCCACCGCTGCAATATCCCGGCATCGGTCTGGTGAATGCGTTGTATCTCGAAGGCGGGGTGCGCGGGGTGGAGATCGGCAGCGTGATGTTCGGCCGCTTCGACAAGTCCGGACGCGAGCTGCCGGCACCGCTGGAACTGGTGCGCCTTGCCTTTCCACGCCGCGTTTATACACAAAGCCATTTTGATTACGTCATCGAAGTGCTGGAATCGGTCTGGGGGCAGCGCGACAAGATACCGGGCTATCGCATCACCTATCAGCCCCGCTTCCTCCGGCATTTTACCTGCCATTTTGAACCACTTGCCTGAAGCTCACGGCGGCGGGCACGCCCGCCCCTTTGTTTTTGATGCCCCGCCTCGCTGCGGCCAACCCCGCTTGCGAGAATGCCCGGTGCACTGCCAGACAGAGCGTGCTGCCGGGATGGCTTGCATTTGCAACATTGCAAAAGCTCTGCGCGTGATTCCCAATTTCGGAAATCATCACTGGGTGCCTGCAGCTTAAGTGCAAATAAAACAGCAAAACAAAAGCAAGGCTGCCAGGCATGTTCCTTGCCTTGAAAAATTAACTGGAGCGTGTCCTGTGAGCATGTTGCTCGGAAAACGTTCCACACTCGGTTGGGTCGAGGTTTCCAACACACCGGGTGTTGTGAAAACTCCCGGAGATCATGCAAAGCCAGGCCATGGCAGATCCAGCCGTTGAAAAGTCAGTGATCTCGGACGGAGACCAAAGAGGAGTCAAACCTTTGTGCAAGAACGTCCACATCAGCGCGGATCACTCACTCATCCCAGGGAAAGATTATGGCGCGCAAGGCAATGTTGATTGATATCACCCGCTGTATCGGGTGTGGCCTGTGCCGCGATGCCTGCAAGGAACAAAACGGGCTGCCCGCCGGCGAAGAAACCAAACTCAACGCCAATGCCTACACCGTGGTGCAGGATTACGGCCATGATGTCTACGTGCGGCGGCTGTGCATGCATTGTGAGGTGCCGACCTGTGTCTCGGTGTGCCCGGTGGGTGCCTTCACCAAGACGGCGGACGGCCCGGTGCTGTATGAGGAGTCCAAGTGCATCGGCTGTCGCTACTGCATGCAGGCGTGCCCCTATCAAGTGCCCACTTACACCTGGGATCAAACAGAGCCGCGCGTGCGCAAGTGCATCTTCTGCCATTCGCGGCTGGCGCAGGGGCTGCCGACAGCCTGTGCCGAGGCCTGCCCGACCGGCGCCACCATCTTCGGTGATCGGGAAGAGTTGATCGCGGAAGCACAGCGCCGTCTGCGCGAGGAGCCGGAGAAATACGTCGATCACATTTATGGCCTCACCGAGGCCGGCGGCAGTTCGGTTTTCTTTCTCTCGGCCATTCCATTCGAGCAACTGGGTTTCCCGGGCAATTTGCCGAAACATCCCCTGCCCCTGCTGACCTGGAACGCGCTCTCGAAGATTCCGGACATCGTGGCGGTGGGTGGCACTGCGCTTTATGGCTTGTGGTGGATCATCAACCGCCGCGATGAAGTGGGCAGGCTGCACGCGAAGTTGAAGGAGATGGAGGACAGAAAAGAATAACCGCAGAGGCAATTCGCCGGCGGGCCGGCAAGAAGGAAAGATCCGGTGCGGGAGAGAGGATCCGTCCCGGTTGTTCGCGGGTCGCGGCAGGATGTCTTTGTAAGCAAATCCCGTATTCAAATCCCACGGCATGATTCGTGATTCCGCATCTTGCTGATCGAAGGAAGCATGCTCGTTATGAAAAAGCTGCTTGGACAGTTGACTTTCTGGCGCGCCGTACTCGTCATGCTGCTCGGCCTGGGGCTTTATGCCACTTACGTGCGCTTCACGCAAGGCCTGGGCGCGGCCACCAATCTCAGTGACCAGTTCCCCTGGGGCTTGTGGATCGGTTTCGACATTCTTTGCGGGGTGGGGCTGGCGGCAGGCGGCTTCACCCTGTGTGCCATCGTTTACATCTTCAACATCCAGGCCTATAAGGCCGTCATTCGCCCGGCGGTGTTGACCGCGTTTCTGGGCTACCTGCTCGTGATCTTCGCGCTGCTTTACGATCTCGGCCGGCCCGAGCGCATCTGGCATGCGATTGTCATGTGGAATCCGAGTTCAGTGATGTTCGAGGTTGCCTGGTGCGTGATGCTCTACACCACCGTGCTGGCGCTGGAGTTCAGCCCGATCCTTTTCGAAAAGCTGGGCTGGGAGCGGCCGCTGCGCATCGTGCGCGCCATCACCGTGCCGCTGGTCATCGTCGGTGTGCTGCTCTCCACCCTGCATCAATCCTCCCTCGGCTCGCTCTATTTGATCGTGCCGGAGAAACTGCATCCGCTGTGGTACTCTTCGCTGCTGCCGGTGTTCTTCTTCGTCTCGGCCATCGGCGCGGGTTGCGCGATGGTGATCTTCGAGTCGTTCATGAGCAGCCGCGCCTTCAAGCGCGAGATCGAGATGCCGCAGCTGGCACAGCTCGGGCGGGTGTTGGTGGTGATCCTGATGATCTACACCGTCATGAAGCTGCAGGATCTGGCCGACCGCCGTGCCTGGGTTCACGTTGTCACGCCCACGCTGGAGGCGATGCTGTACTGGGCGGAGATGGGGCTGGGCGTGCTGCTGCCGATGATTCTGCTGGCGCGGCCGCACGTGCGGCGGCATCCCACCGGCTTGTTTTGCTCGGCGCTGCTGGTGGTGCTCGGTTTCGTCCTGAATCGCATGAACGTGAGCATCACCGGCATGGAGGCCTGGGCGCGGGCCGGTTATTTTCCCTCCTGGATGGAGATTGCCGTGACGATGATGATCGTCGCGCTGGGCATCACCGCTTTTGCCCTGGCGGCGCGCCATCTGCCGGTGTTTTCCCCGACGGCGCGGGAGGAAAAAACGACAATGACGGAAAGCCCGCACCTGGCATGGGCGGAATGACACTTTGCATCGTGAAAGGAGAAGTCTCATGGCATTGATGATCACTGCCGAGTGCATCAACTGCGGCGCCTGCGAGCCGGAATGCCCGAACACGGCGATTTATGCCGGCGGCACGCCCTGGTCGTTTGCCGAGGGCACGGCGCTCACCGGGCAGATCGAATACAAGGGCGCAATGGTGGAAGCGACGCGCAAACTCGACCCCCTGTCCGACGATCTCTATTTCATCGTGCCGGAAAAATGCACGGAATGCGAAGGCTTCCATGACGAGCCGCAATGCGCTTCCGTTTGCCCGGTGGATTGCTGCGTGAAGGATCCCGATCATGAGGAGAGCAAGGAGATGTTGCTGGCCAAAAAAATGAAGCTGCATGGCAATTGAGGCCGGCTTGTTTGAAAGCGTCCGCACCGCGCGCCGGCGGATGCGGGCCGCCATTCCTGCGGTAACGCGCCACCTCCCCGGCCGCGCAACCTTTGTCCCCGCCCGTCTGTGGTGCAGGGCCTGACAGCGGCCATCGCTCACAGCAGACCGGCGCGAGGAGGCGCGCTGTTCCCGCGCCAATCTGCGAGGTGCTTATGGCCGAACTCCTGCAAGAATATGCCGACGCCATCCGCAGCCGGGTGTGCAGTGTCTGCCTGGATGCGGTGATGCAGCGTGACCTTTTTGTGCGCTGTGGGCTGCCCGCCGACCGCCGCTGCCCGGTGGATCTCTATCTGCCCCGCGTGATCGAGGTGGTCGAATCCGTTGATAGCTGGCTCTTGGAAGATTACGTTCACGCTTTGCGCGAGCGTGTGTGCGCGGTGTGTGCCAACGCCGGAGGCGGCACTTGTGTGTTGCGGCTGCAGGCCGATTGCGCCCTGGATCGCTACCTCGCGCTGGTGATCGAGGCCATCGACGAAGTCAAAACCCGCCGGCAGGCACAGGAAGAAACCGCCGGCATCCCCTGATGACAAAGCGCCATGATCACACGCGTCAGCAACAAATTGATCCTGGCGGTGGCCGGTGTCGCCATTGCCATCATCAGCATTTTTTCCTACCTGCTGCTGCAGGCGCATGAACGCCAGCTCGTGGCCGAGCTGGAGCGCAGCGCGCACCAGCTCAGCGAAACCGTGAAAAGCAGTACGCGCTACGACATGCTGTTGAACCAGCGCGAATCGGTGCATCGCATCATCAACACCATCGGGCAGCAGGAGGGCATCGAGAAGGTCCGCATCTTCAACAAGGACGGCGTGATCATCTACTCCACCGATTCCCTGGAAAGCGGCCGGATGGTCGACAAAAAAACCGAGGCCTGTTACCGCTGCCACCTGGCGGACCAGCCGCTCGAACGGCTGCCGATTTCCGAGCGCACGCGCGTGTTCCAATCCGCCGGCCGGGGTGCGACGCTGGGCATCATCAATCCGATTTACAACGAAGCGAGCTGCTGGCAGGCGGACTGCCATGCGCACAGCGAGACGCAGAAGGTGCTGGGCGTGCTCGACATTACCATGTCGCTGGCCGAAGTCGAAGCCGGCCTGCGCGCCAGCAAGATGCGGCTGCTGCTTTTTGCCGTTGTGGCGATCACCGCGGTGAGCCTGATCATTTATCTGCTGGTGAACCGCATCGTGCTCCAGCCGGTGAATGAAATCGTGGCGGCCACCAAACACGTTGCCGCCGGCGACTTGAACTACACCATAGCACTCGACAAGCCGGATGAGATCGGCCTGCTCGCCAAATCGTTCAATGACATGACGCGCCGGCTGGCGGAAACCCAGCGCCAGCTCTATCAATCCGACAAGCTGGCGTCGGTGGGGCGCTTGGCGGCGGGGGTGGCGCATGAGATCAACAACCCGCTCACCGGCGTGCTGACCTACAGCACCTTTCTGCTCAAGCGCGCCGACACCCATCCCGAAATCAAAGAAGACCTCGAAGTGATCGTGCGCGAGACCATGCGCTGCCGCGAGATCGTCCGGGGGCTGCTGGATTTTGCCCGCCAGTCGCGGCCGGAAAAGCGCGCGAGCGACATCAATGAAGTC
The window above is part of the candidate division KSB1 bacterium genome. Proteins encoded here:
- a CDS encoding radical SAM protein, whose amino-acid sequence is MTLEQKYRYLFGPVRSRRLGLSLGIDIVPGKTCTFNCVYCQLGRTTQQTVQREEYVPANEVLTELADFLQHDGRADYLTFSGSGEPTLHRRLGEMIGRAKRLSSIPVAVLTCSALMYDAQVRQELAQADVVLPSLDAASPRTFYAINRPHGRLYLAEIIHGLRQFRAEYSGKIWLEIMLVKGVNDGAEEIALLRRAIAEIRPDKVHLNTVVRPPAEDEAQPLSEEELRAVQAMIGPPAEVMAERPTAPRTSLDNHLISEAVNLIARHPMTLEEIAHYMNCKPEIIALMLKGLTETGEVEARTHRGRVFYIALTAEKARSRRMPAGGAKLAGENLGSQLHQG
- a CDS encoding tryptophanase, translating into MRTIIEPFRIKMTEPIHLPSPEERVAKLAAAHYNVFLLDAADCPIDLLTDSGTGAMSTEQWAALMLGDESYAGSKSWKRFEVTVRQITGMKHVFPTHQGRAAEGILAQTRLKPGDLVPNNSHFDTTRANIEFVQAQAVDLPCPEGLDITLEAPFKGDMDLARLEQFLEQYGREKIPFCMITVTNNTGGGQPVSLANIRAVKRLLQKHGVPLVIDACRFAENAYFIHEREPGYRGKSLLEIAREMFSYADAATMSAKKDGLANIGGFLACQDDQWAEDFRNALILREGFPTYGGLAGRDLEVIAVGLMEALDYDYQVYRHATVEYLGRRLQKLGIPHVRPVGGHAVFLDAKAMLPHIPPLQYPGIGLVNALYLEGGVRGVEIGSVMFGRFDKSGRELPAPLELVRLAFPRRVYTQSHFDYVIEVLESVWGQRDKIPGYRITYQPRFLRHFTCHFEPLA
- a CDS encoding 4Fe-4S dicluster domain-containing protein, with the protein product MARKAMLIDITRCIGCGLCRDACKEQNGLPAGEETKLNANAYTVVQDYGHDVYVRRLCMHCEVPTCVSVCPVGAFTKTADGPVLYEESKCIGCRYCMQACPYQVPTYTWDQTEPRVRKCIFCHSRLAQGLPTACAEACPTGATIFGDREELIAEAQRRLREEPEKYVDHIYGLTEAGGSSVFFLSAIPFEQLGFPGNLPKHPLPLLTWNALSKIPDIVAVGGTALYGLWWIINRRDEVGRLHAKLKEMEDRKE
- the hybB gene encoding Ni/Fe-hydrogenase cytochrome b subunit translates to MKKLLGQLTFWRAVLVMLLGLGLYATYVRFTQGLGAATNLSDQFPWGLWIGFDILCGVGLAAGGFTLCAIVYIFNIQAYKAVIRPAVLTAFLGYLLVIFALLYDLGRPERIWHAIVMWNPSSVMFEVAWCVMLYTTVLALEFSPILFEKLGWERPLRIVRAITVPLVIVGVLLSTLHQSSLGSLYLIVPEKLHPLWYSSLLPVFFFVSAIGAGCAMVIFESFMSSRAFKREIEMPQLAQLGRVLVVILMIYTVMKLQDLADRRAWVHVVTPTLEAMLYWAEMGLGVLLPMILLARPHVRRHPTGLFCSALLVVLGFVLNRMNVSITGMEAWARAGYFPSWMEIAVTMMIVALGITAFALAARHLPVFSPTAREEKTTMTESPHLAWAE
- a CDS encoding 4Fe-4S dicluster domain-containing protein, encoding MALMITAECINCGACEPECPNTAIYAGGTPWSFAEGTALTGQIEYKGAMVEATRKLDPLSDDLYFIVPEKCTECEGFHDEPQCASVCPVDCCVKDPDHEESKEMLLAKKMKLHGN
- a CDS encoding ATP-binding protein codes for the protein MITRVSNKLILAVAGVAIAIISIFSYLLLQAHERQLVAELERSAHQLSETVKSSTRYDMLLNQRESVHRIINTIGQQEGIEKVRIFNKDGVIIYSTDSLESGRMVDKKTEACYRCHLADQPLERLPISERTRVFQSAGRGATLGIINPIYNEASCWQADCHAHSETQKVLGVLDITMSLAEVEAGLRASKMRLLLFAVVAITAVSLIIYLLVNRIVLQPVNEIVAATKHVAAGDLNYTIALDKPDEIGLLAKSFNDMTRRLAETQRQLYQSDKLASVGRLAAGVAHEINNPLTGVLTYSTFLLKRADTHPEIKEDLEVIVRETMRCREIVRGLLDFARQSRPEKRASDINEVVKRSVRILQNQFARHHVRVEPHLDDSLPLVSMDVDQIQQVLVNLLLNANDAMAEKGGTLTIITSRATLADQPAAPDAQQYVQIQVSDTGCGIPPEHLQKIFEPFFSTKGQKGNGLGLAIVWGIVEKHNGRITVQSEVGKGTTFTVFLPLQNKVDAKPRYDVALPAASPV